A single Anopheles funestus chromosome 2RL, idAnoFuneDA-416_04, whole genome shotgun sequence DNA region contains:
- the LOC125765977 gene encoding glycine N-methyltransferase, with translation MSQADTVFQSRSDGISAEGVRDQYADGKAAKVWEIFIGDKKSRTENYRNFLVEKLRQNGVRRILDVACGTGVDSIMLLEEGFEVVSIDASDKMLKYALKERWNRRKESSFDKWVIEEANWLTLYDDIKHLLKGGFDAVMCLGNSFAHLLDNFGDQREQIQAIRNFEKCVKPGGLLLIDHRNYDNIMDTGATPAKCIYYNSSHTTDIKTSVLYVASKPTLVTLDYQISTGSDVSEFRLSYYPHKLRVFEEILQTIFRGNKLHEIYGDFKPLTGVSNPAFYIHVVQKASS, from the exons GCTAAGGTGTGGGAAATTTTCATCGGTGACAAAAAGTCCCGTACCGAGAACTATCGCAATTTCCTCGTGGAAAAGCTACGCCAAAATGGTGTCCGCCGCATACTGGATGTTGCCTGTGGAACGGGTGTGGATTCGATTATGCTGCTAGAGGAAGGATTTGAAGTCGTTTCCATTGATGCATCCGACAAGATGCTAAAGTACGCGCTGAAGGAACGTTGGAATCGCCGCAAGGAATCAAGCTTTGATAAATGGG TTATTGAGGAGGCCAACTGGCTCACGCTGTACGATGACATCAAACATCTACTCAAGGGAGGTTTCGATGCGGTTATGTGTCTAGGAAATTCTTTCGCCCATCTACTCGATAACTTTGGCGATCAGCGCGAACAGATTCAGGCCATACGTAACTTTGAAAAATGCGTTAAACCGGGCGGTTTGCTATTGATCGATCACCGCAACTACGACAATATCATGGACACTGGTGCAACGCCCGCCAAGTGCATCTACTACAAT AGCAGCCACACGACAGACATCAAAACGTCAGTACTGTACGTTGCCTCAAAGCCAACGCTTGTCACGCTGGATTACCAGATCAGTACGGGTAGCGATGTCAGCGAGTTCCGATTATCGTACTACCCACACAAGCTGCgtgtttttgaagaaattctgCAGACAATCTTCCGCGGCAACAAGCTGCACGAAATCTATGGTGACTTCAAACCACTGACCGGTGTCTCCAATCCGGCCTTTTACATTCACGTTGTCCAGAAAGCTTCATCCTAA